One segment of Clostridium ljungdahlii DSM 13528 DNA contains the following:
- a CDS encoding CDP-alcohol phosphatidyltransferase family protein codes for MKKYLRYAVPNFITLLRVVLTGIFTLFLNRKLALDGNDELFTYLVMIFFAICVTDFIDGRIARYFKSVSSFGSFLDVLADFLFILCATGILIKYKLIAWWFLIVIIAKIIDFFVTSKIMNKYKSEKNKTFVFDFMGRAAAISFYIMPFIVLSMNEYLKGRCIFHVLFLTYISTIIALISLFQRIILCIQIKRRQAVKHDGSII; via the coding sequence ATGAAAAAATATTTAAGGTATGCAGTTCCTAACTTCATTACTTTGTTAAGGGTAGTTTTAACAGGAATATTTACTTTATTTTTAAACAGAAAGCTTGCTTTAGATGGAAATGATGAGCTATTTACTTATCTAGTAATGATTTTTTTTGCAATATGTGTAACTGACTTTATAGATGGAAGAATCGCCAGGTATTTTAAATCAGTTTCAAGTTTTGGAAGTTTTCTTGATGTTTTAGCAGACTTTTTGTTTATATTGTGTGCTACAGGAATACTGATAAAATACAAACTTATTGCCTGGTGGTTTTTAATTGTAATAATAGCAAAGATTATTGATTTCTTTGTAACTTCTAAAATCATGAATAAGTATAAGTCAGAGAAGAATAAAACTTTTGTATTTGATTTTATGGGAAGAGCAGCTGCTATTTCATTTTATATAATGCCTTTTATTGTACTTTCCATGAATGAATATTTAAAAGGTAGATGTATTTTTCACGTCCTGTTTTTAACATATATAAGCACAATCATTGCTTTAATATCCTTATTTCAAAGAATAATCTTATGTATTCAAATTAAGAGAAGACAAGCCGTGAAGCATGATGGTTCTATAATTTAA
- a CDS encoding flavodoxin family protein, translating into MKRVLQVVLILLVVIIVGTILFFKWVVNANSIVHKSDERKLLLSSSSKKALVIYQPSRTKLTSTMASSIAETLQKSGYEVTINYPSQELNYDISKYDVLVFGTPIYVGKYSTVLESYMKAIKDFSNKRVMIFSTGGDNKVTKEIDPLVQLAKGADKVEGIKLLKGQTTKAADAIKNLTGE; encoded by the coding sequence ATGAAAAGAGTACTGCAGGTTGTATTAATTTTGTTAGTTGTTATTATAGTGGGAACCATTCTATTTTTTAAGTGGGTAGTAAATGCTAATTCAATAGTTCATAAGAGTGATGAGAGAAAATTACTTTTAAGCAGCAGTAGTAAAAAAGCACTGGTTATTTATCAGCCATCAAGAACTAAGTTAACATCAACTATGGCAAGTAGTATAGCAGAAACTTTGCAAAAATCAGGCTATGAAGTTACAATTAATTACCCATCTCAAGAATTAAACTATGACATTTCTAAATACGACGTACTTGTTTTTGGAACTCCTATTTATGTGGGAAAGTATTCAACGGTGCTGGAATCCTATATGAAGGCAATTAAAGATTTTTCAAATAAAAGAGTGATGATATTTTCAACTGGTGGCGATAATAAGGTAACAAAAGAAATAGATCCCTTAGTACAATTAGCAAAGGGAGCAGACAAAGTTGAAGGTATAAAACTTTTAAAAGGACAAACAACTAAGGCAGCAGATGCAATAAAAAATTTAACTGGAGAGTAG
- a CDS encoding TetR/AcrR family transcriptional regulator, which yields MKTDKSQITKEIILEKTLQLVDENEEIKNVTLRDIAKKVGCSHTNLYNYFGSLSEILWEALGQVLIKMINYSRDNLTFKDDPEKDYYVLLSNFIDFSLDHIGLYKLLRMESIDGEPPSEVMNIVASARKEFDKNILEAARGKLLEERASFVSDVFFAYLHGEISLWINKRRLMVSKEDTKAKILSNLKQLFQELVIR from the coding sequence ATGAAGACTGATAAAAGTCAAATAACTAAAGAGATTATTTTAGAAAAAACTTTGCAGTTAGTAGATGAAAATGAAGAAATTAAAAATGTTACATTGAGAGATATAGCTAAAAAGGTAGGATGTTCTCATACAAATTTATATAACTATTTTGGCAGTTTAAGCGAAATACTTTGGGAAGCCTTGGGACAAGTATTGATCAAGATGATAAATTATTCAAGAGATAATTTAACTTTTAAAGATGATCCAGAAAAAGATTATTATGTGCTCCTATCTAATTTTATTGATTTTTCATTAGATCATATTGGATTGTACAAACTTCTTCGGATGGAATCCATAGATGGAGAGCCTCCCAGTGAAGTAATGAACATAGTGGCAAGTGCAAGAAAAGAATTTGATAAAAATATTTTAGAAGCAGCTAGGGGCAAGTTGTTAGAAGAAAGGGCAAGCTTTGTAAGTGATGTATTTTTTGCTTACTTACACGGCGAAATTTCCCTGTGGATTAACAAGCGGAGACTTATGGTTAGTAAAGAAGACACTAAAGCTAAAATTTTGTCAAATCTCAAGCAGCTGTTTCAAGAATTGGTCATCAGATAA
- a CDS encoding polymer-forming cytoskeletal protein has translation MEENLQDVKISGAGIIRGGKYDEVKISGTAKMNGDIECSSYKVSGSSNVSGNLKSKITKISGSTKICGNLDCEEITVSGSSHIVGSVTAKKVKISGSSRMDSNLHTEEISISGSASISGDCEAENFNARGGFNIDGLLNAGNIDIEMYGKCTVKDIGGENISVKLGEGHFFMKMINLFSNSARLVTGTIEGDDIYLENTCAKVVRGNNVTIGANCDIEIVEYRNKVDVGKNSKIVCKKIADN, from the coding sequence ATGGAAGAGAATTTACAAGATGTAAAAATTTCTGGGGCTGGAATAATTAGAGGTGGAAAGTATGACGAAGTTAAAATAAGTGGAACTGCTAAAATGAATGGAGATATAGAGTGCAGCTCTTATAAAGTATCAGGATCTTCTAATGTGAGCGGAAATTTAAAAAGTAAAATAACTAAAATCAGCGGCAGTACTAAAATATGTGGAAATCTTGATTGTGAAGAAATAACCGTAAGTGGATCTTCTCATATAGTAGGCAGTGTTACTGCAAAAAAAGTTAAAATAAGTGGATCTTCCCGTATGGATAGTAATTTGCATACGGAAGAAATATCAATATCAGGTTCAGCATCCATAAGTGGAGATTGTGAAGCAGAAAATTTTAATGCAAGAGGAGGCTTTAATATAGACGGATTATTAAATGCAGGGAATATAGATATAGAGATGTATGGAAAATGTACAGTAAAAGATATAGGTGGCGAAAATATAAGTGTTAAATTGGGAGAAGGTCATTTTTTCATGAAGATGATAAATCTTTTCTCAAATTCTGCAAGACTTGTAACAGGCACAATTGAAGGAGATGATATTTATCTTGAAAATACATGTGCAAAAGTAGTAAGAGGAAATAATGTTACTATAGGAGCTAATTGTGATATCGAGATAGTGGAATATAGAAATAAAGTAGATGTTGGTAAAAATTCTAAGATAGTTTGTAAAAAAATAGCTGATAATTAA
- a CDS encoding YhbD family protein: protein MEEENLISKKELLKVTGISYGQLYRWKRKKLIPEEWFIKRSSFTGQETFFPRKEILDRVEKIKNFKDDVSLDELASIFSPNLSKVILKESDISSHNIVSQPTFTLYKDVHKESSEFNFNELLFMTIVDRFLKSGKVSLGEAKLVLDTLEKNYEKFYGRYCDVVLIRKLGVAVCFLMLIPNEVYVETEAMLVLKINAGECVEQLKSKLTL from the coding sequence ATGGAAGAGGAAAATCTAATTTCTAAAAAAGAATTGCTTAAAGTAACAGGTATTTCCTATGGCCAATTGTATAGATGGAAAAGAAAAAAATTAATACCCGAAGAATGGTTTATAAAAAGGTCCAGCTTTACAGGCCAGGAGACGTTTTTTCCAAGGAAGGAAATACTGGATAGAGTAGAAAAGATCAAGAATTTTAAAGATGATGTATCTTTAGATGAACTTGCAAGCATATTTTCGCCAAATCTTTCGAAAGTTATTTTAAAAGAAAGTGACATATCATCACATAACATTGTTTCACAACCTACTTTCACATTATATAAAGATGTTCATAAAGAAAGCAGTGAATTCAATTTTAATGAACTGCTGTTTATGACTATAGTAGATAGGTTTTTAAAATCTGGAAAGGTGAGTTTGGGGGAAGCTAAATTAGTACTTGATACTCTGGAAAAAAACTATGAGAAATTTTATGGAAGATATTGTGATGTAGTACTTATAAGAAAGCTTGGAGTTGCTGTATGTTTTTTAATGCTGATACCAAATGAAGTGTATGTTGAAACTGAAGCCATGCTTGTATTAAAGATAAATGCAGGGGAATGTGTGGAGCAATTAAAATCAAAACTAACATTATAA
- the fabG gene encoding 3-oxoacyl-[acyl-carrier-protein] reductase, which translates to MMDLGLTDKVALITGGIRGLGRAIAEKLAAEKVKIVVTGTNEERARKAADEISSAYGVEALGLKHDVSSEESTKEVVKSVIAKFKKIDILINNAGVTSDGIVMTMKKENWDKVINTNLTGTFNCTKLVSKQMLRQRSGSIVNIASVVGIIGNVGQANYAASKAGVIGFTKATARELAGRGIVVNAVAPGYISTDMTSVLSDKVTEEMLSKIPMKAYGKAENVANAVLFLVSNMCQYITGQVINVDGGMAM; encoded by the coding sequence ATGATGGATTTAGGTTTAACGGATAAAGTAGCTTTAATAACTGGAGGCATTCGGGGGCTTGGTAGAGCTATTGCAGAGAAATTGGCAGCAGAAAAAGTAAAAATAGTAGTAACGGGAACTAATGAAGAAAGAGCAAGAAAAGCGGCAGATGAAATATCATCAGCTTATGGTGTTGAAGCCCTGGGTTTAAAGCATGATGTGAGTTCAGAAGAATCGACAAAAGAAGTTGTAAAATCTGTAATTGCAAAATTTAAAAAGATAGACATATTGATAAATAATGCAGGTGTTACAAGTGATGGCATAGTGATGACCATGAAAAAAGAAAATTGGGATAAAGTAATAAATACAAATCTTACCGGGACATTTAACTGTACTAAGCTTGTATCAAAGCAGATGTTAAGGCAAAGATCAGGAAGCATAGTAAATATAGCAAGTGTTGTAGGCATAATAGGAAATGTTGGTCAGGCAAATTATGCTGCTTCAAAAGCAGGAGTTATTGGGTTTACAAAGGCAACTGCAAGGGAACTTGCAGGTCGTGGTATAGTTGTAAATGCCGTTGCTCCAGGATATATTTCAACAGATATGACATCTGTACTTTCTGATAAGGTAACTGAAGAGATGCTGTCTAAAATTCCAATGAAAGCTTACGGAAAAGCAGAAAATGTGGCAAATGCAGTTTTATTTCTTGTTTCAAATATGTGCCAGTATATTACAGGGCAAGTCATCAATGTAGATGGTGGAATGGCTATGTAA
- a CDS encoding MBL fold metallo-hydrolase, which produces MKLKVLVDNNTYIDRYYFGEPAVSYYMKDEDTKILFDTGYSDIFLKNSDALGVDLKNINIIAISHGHNDHTGGLKYYFEKNCKNKISILAHPDAFKEKIDGDLKICSPILEEELKEKCNLILSKEPKKISKHITFLGEIPRTNDFENKKPIGKQASGKALVDDYVMDDTALVYKSEKGIYVITGCSHSGICNIVEYAKKVCSDNRVLGIIGGFHLFQVNSGVRKTIEYLRKNDVKELYPCHCTSFAVKAEIHKYLPIKEVGVGLEINW; this is translated from the coding sequence ATGAAACTAAAAGTTTTAGTAGATAACAACACCTATATAGATAGATATTATTTTGGAGAACCTGCTGTTTCATATTATATGAAAGATGAAGACACTAAAATTCTATTTGATACAGGTTATTCTGATATATTCTTAAAAAATTCAGATGCATTAGGGGTGGATTTAAAAAACATAAATATAATTGCTATTTCACATGGACATAATGACCACACAGGAGGACTTAAATATTACTTTGAAAAAAACTGTAAAAACAAAATTTCAATACTTGCCCACCCTGATGCATTTAAGGAAAAAATAGATGGAGATTTAAAAATTTGTTCTCCTATTTTGGAAGAAGAGCTAAAAGAAAAATGTAATTTGATTCTTTCCAAAGAACCTAAAAAAATTAGCAAACATATAACCTTTTTAGGGGAGATACCAAGAACGAATGATTTTGAAAATAAAAAACCTATAGGAAAGCAGGCTTCAGGGAAAGCTTTGGTTGATGATTATGTAATGGATGATACGGCACTTGTGTATAAAAGTGAAAAGGGTATTTATGTTATAACAGGATGTTCTCACAGCGGCATATGCAATATAGTGGAATACGCAAAAAAAGTTTGCAGTGACAACAGGGTACTTGGAATTATAGGTGGATTTCATTTATTTCAAGTTAACTCTGGGGTTAGAAAAACTATTGAATATCTAAGAAAAAATGATGTGAAAGAGTTGTATCCCTGTCATTGTACCTCCTTTGCTGTTAAAGCAGAAATACATAAATATTTACCTATAAAGGAAGTAGGAGTGGGGCTGGAAATAAACTGGTGA
- a CDS encoding polyketide cyclase — MKESTITTTFKSDIKKVWEVVTNNNKYEWRSDLSKIDVSEDGNSFTEYTKNNFPTKFNITLKKPYERYEFDMTNKNMKGHWIGTFSPANNGTQIEFAEKVSVNNPIMNLFAGLYLKKQQSLYIADLKKELGE; from the coding sequence ATGAAGGAATCGACCATTACAACTACATTTAAATCAGATATTAAAAAAGTATGGGAAGTAGTTACAAACAACAATAAATATGAGTGGCGAAGCGATTTAAGTAAAATTGATGTTTCAGAAGATGGAAACTCTTTTACAGAATATACAAAAAATAATTTTCCTACTAAATTTAACATTACTTTAAAAAAGCCTTATGAGCGATATGAATTTGACATGACTAATAAAAATATGAAGGGTCATTGGATTGGAACTTTTAGTCCTGCTAATAATGGTACCCAGATTGAATTTGCAGAAAAAGTATCAGTAAATAATCCTATAATGAATTTGTTTGCAGGTTTGTATCTAAAAAAACAGCAGTCACTTTATATTGCAGATTTAAAAAAGGAACTAGGTGAATAA
- a CDS encoding AAA family ATPase, with product MKNLIFINGTMGVGKTATSKELQKLLPKCVFLDGDWCWNMSPFIVTDETKSMVIDNITYMLNNFISCSEYENIIFCWVMHMQSILDDVLSRINKRGCKVYKFSLICSEKSLIERITKDIENGTRTEDVIDRSVPRLNNYLKMDTDKIDVDEISAKDAAEIIYKRVIAT from the coding sequence ATAAAAAATCTTATTTTCATAAATGGAACAATGGGTGTAGGAAAGACAGCAACAAGTAAAGAATTACAAAAACTGCTGCCTAAATGTGTCTTCCTTGACGGTGATTGGTGCTGGAATATGTCACCCTTCATCGTTACAGATGAAACTAAAAGTATGGTAATTGATAATATTACATATATGCTAAATAATTTCATTTCATGTTCGGAGTATGAAAATATTATATTTTGTTGGGTAATGCATATGCAAAGTATTCTTGATGATGTATTATCTAGAATAAACAAAAGGGGCTGTAAGGTGTATAAGTTTTCTCTTATATGTTCAGAAAAATCATTAATTGAACGAATTACAAAAGATATTGAAAATGGAACCAGAACAGAAGATGTCATTGATAGAAGTGTTCCCAGGTTAAACAATTATCTAAAAATGGATACAGATAAAATAGATGTAGATGAAATCTCAGCAAAAGATGCAGCAGAAATAATTTATAAACGGGTCATAGCAACATAA
- a CDS encoding nitroreductase family protein encodes MIEEISTRRSIRKYIDREVENEKILQLIEGARLAPSGSNTQPWHFIVVKSESNRQKISQVCHNQKWMLSAPVFIACVADIRCRIDEKIAVSLDENSPEEELKQIIRDTSISVENILLGADNLGLGTCWVGWFVQNEIRPILNIPDDKYVVGIVTLGYADEKPKPRLRKKLEEIIHYESWK; translated from the coding sequence ATGATTGAAGAGATTTCAACACGCAGAAGTATAAGGAAATACATAGATAGAGAAGTTGAAAATGAAAAAATACTGCAGTTGATCGAAGGCGCAAGGCTTGCTCCATCAGGAAGCAATACTCAACCATGGCACTTTATTGTGGTAAAATCAGAATCAAATAGGCAAAAAATATCACAAGTATGTCATAATCAGAAATGGATGCTTTCTGCTCCAGTTTTTATTGCTTGTGTAGCAGACATACGCTGCAGAATAGACGAAAAAATAGCTGTATCATTGGATGAAAACAGTCCGGAAGAAGAACTTAAACAGATAATTAGAGATACTTCAATCTCTGTAGAAAATATATTGCTTGGAGCTGATAACCTGGGATTAGGTACTTGTTGGGTTGGATGGTTTGTACAAAATGAAATAAGACCAATTTTAAATATACCTGATGATAAATATGTAGTTGGAATTGTCACACTTGGTTATGCAGATGAAAAGCCTAAACCTCGTCTACGAAAGAAACTGGAAGAAATTATACATTATGAAAGCTGGAAGTAA
- a CDS encoding DUF1648 domain-containing protein, translated as MKIKKNKFDIMVNLLSLLCLVGTVVVLTILWKTIPAKIPGHYNAAGTIDKVTDKNSLIVLLLVGWIIFIGISIVEKFPQIWNTGIQVTEQNKEKVYRILKNMIGTVKLLIASVFSYLTLQSTTGKNLSPLFLPIFLILLFGSIVFFIFQLVKEK; from the coding sequence ATGAAAATTAAAAAGAATAAATTTGACATTATGGTCAATCTTTTAAGTTTATTATGTTTAGTTGGGACAGTTGTTGTTTTGACTATTCTATGGAAAACAATTCCTGCAAAAATACCTGGACATTATAATGCTGCTGGTACTATTGATAAAGTAACAGACAAGAACTCTTTGATTGTGCTTTTACTTGTAGGATGGATTATATTTATTGGGATATCCATTGTAGAAAAATTTCCTCAAATATGGAATACAGGAATACAAGTAACAGAGCAAAACAAAGAAAAAGTATATAGAATTTTAAAAAACATGATAGGAACTGTAAAACTTTTGATAGCCTCAGTATTTTCATATTTGACGTTACAATCAACTACCGGGAAAAATTTATCACCACTATTCCTACCAATCTTTTTAATTTTACTGTTTGGATCGATTGTATTTTTTATATTTCAACTAGTAAAAGAAAAATAA
- a CDS encoding AraC family transcriptional regulator, which yields MNKSKINYYYKDMPDKNFFVDIFEVKVNKLGATFEENWHEHLQFFYFIQGSALIRCNYKSIHVKAGDFIIVNSNELHYCESLCDNLIYYIIRVDLSFLFSSQMDSCQTKFMVPLAKNLILFKNLVRNDKDILNCADKIIEEYFSKRLGYELAVKAYIYEVIVLLLRKYVEKVLTAGQFNCRVDNLNRLKNIFLYINENFTEKITLDEISEMAHISKEHFCRTFKQITGRSLTNYINNLRIQKADSLLQETDLNITEIALNCGFSDVNYFSRIYKKVKNVSPLNFRKNFCSNL from the coding sequence ATGAATAAATCTAAAATTAATTATTACTATAAAGACATGCCCGATAAAAATTTTTTTGTAGATATATTCGAAGTAAAAGTTAACAAGCTGGGAGCTACATTTGAAGAAAATTGGCATGAGCATCTTCAATTTTTTTATTTTATCCAGGGTAGTGCCTTGATCAGGTGTAATTATAAAAGTATTCATGTAAAAGCTGGGGATTTTATAATTGTAAACAGCAATGAACTTCATTACTGTGAAAGCTTATGTGATAATTTAATATATTATATTATAAGGGTTGACCTTTCATTTCTCTTTAGTAGTCAGATGGACTCCTGCCAGACCAAGTTTATGGTACCACTGGCAAAGAACCTTATTTTATTTAAAAATCTAGTTAGAAATGATAAGGACATACTCAATTGTGCAGATAAAATTATTGAGGAGTATTTTTCAAAAAGGCTTGGATATGAACTGGCTGTAAAAGCATATATATATGAGGTTATTGTACTGCTACTCAGAAAATATGTTGAAAAAGTTTTAACAGCAGGTCAATTTAACTGTCGAGTTGATAATCTAAACAGATTAAAAAATATATTTTTGTACATCAACGAAAATTTTACTGAAAAGATAACTTTAGATGAAATTTCAGAAATGGCTCATATTAGTAAAGAGCATTTTTGCAGGACATTTAAACAAATTACAGGTAGATCTCTAACGAATTACATAAATAATCTTAGAATACAAAAAGCAGATTCATTGCTGCAAGAAACTGATTTAAATATAACAGAAATAGCACTGAATTGTGGATTTAGTGATGTAAATTATTTCAGCCGTATATATAAAAAAGTTAAAAATGTATCACCGCTGAATTTTAGAAAAAATTTCTGTAGTAATTTATGA
- a CDS encoding MFS transporter, protein MEYKNKYGILLVVISMTFMSCLVSNIVNVALPVMSRKLSVPMVSIEWVVASYIISICSTILVFGRLGDVIGKMKVFKFGMVVFTIASFTCGISTSFTELIIFRIIQGIGASAYMANNQGIITQVFPRNERGKALGILASSVALGTLIGSPAGGFITYYLSWNYIFFVNVPIGVIAFIAALKVLPHSKTQNKEINSELDVKGSTFIFLSMVLLFGSLIQGQKVGYNNPIIITIFIVSILFVVVFIVLENKIEKPLIQMKIFKNNVFSLSLFCAFISFVCLNASIIIIPFYLQDAMKLNSSITGLIMMIQPLVMAVISPFSGNLSDKIGSKLLSFLGLLLMSISFIFLSFLNQYSSITKIIIYIVVLGLGQSLFQPSNNSLIMSTVPKNELGIAGSVNSLVRNLGQIIGIILSTSLLYSFMSIKIGYRITDYVTGRDDIFVYGMKYVYIVLTIVCAFGALLTAFRMHNKKSIQTNQSPADIHGKNF, encoded by the coding sequence ATGGAATATAAAAATAAATACGGAATTTTACTTGTTGTTATATCTATGACTTTTATGTCCTGTCTTGTCTCTAATATTGTGAATGTAGCTCTGCCTGTAATGTCAAGAAAACTTTCAGTACCCATGGTGTCTATAGAATGGGTTGTAGCAAGTTATATAATCTCGATTTGCTCAACTATTTTAGTATTTGGAAGACTAGGTGATGTAATAGGCAAAATGAAGGTATTTAAATTTGGAATGGTTGTCTTTACTATCGCTTCCTTCACGTGCGGCATTTCAACTTCATTTACAGAGCTTATTATATTTAGAATTATACAAGGCATTGGTGCTTCAGCTTACATGGCCAACAATCAAGGTATTATAACTCAGGTCTTCCCAAGAAATGAAAGAGGAAAAGCCCTTGGAATCTTGGCATCTTCTGTTGCCCTGGGAACTTTAATAGGATCACCTGCAGGTGGATTTATTACCTACTATTTAAGCTGGAATTATATATTCTTTGTCAATGTACCTATCGGAGTAATTGCATTTATCGCTGCTTTAAAAGTATTACCTCATAGTAAAACTCAAAATAAAGAAATAAATAGTGAACTTGATGTAAAAGGATCAACTTTTATTTTCCTGTCAATGGTACTTTTATTTGGTTCCCTGATTCAAGGGCAGAAGGTCGGATATAATAATCCTATTATAATTACAATATTTATTGTATCTATTCTATTTGTAGTAGTATTTATTGTATTAGAAAATAAAATAGAAAAACCTCTCATACAAATGAAAATTTTTAAGAACAACGTATTTTCTTTAAGCTTATTTTGTGCATTTATATCATTTGTTTGTCTAAATGCTTCAATAATTATAATACCTTTTTATCTTCAAGATGCAATGAAACTAAACTCTAGTATAACAGGTCTTATAATGATGATACAGCCACTGGTCATGGCTGTGATTTCTCCGTTTTCAGGAAACTTGTCAGACAAAATAGGATCTAAGCTTTTAAGTTTTTTAGGACTTTTGCTTATGAGTATAAGTTTTATATTTCTATCATTTTTAAATCAATATTCTTCTATCACAAAGATTATAATTTATATTGTGGTATTAGGTTTAGGACAATCCTTGTTTCAACCTTCAAATAATTCACTCATAATGTCAACAGTTCCTAAAAATGAACTAGGAATAGCTGGCAGTGTCAATTCTCTTGTGAGGAACTTAGGACAAATTATAGGAATTATACTTTCCACAAGCCTCCTATATAGTTTTATGAGCATTAAGATAGGTTATCGTATAACAGACTATGTTACAGGAAGAGATGATATTTTCGTATATGGGATGAAATATGTATATATTGTTCTAACTATTGTATGTGCCTTCGGAGCACTGCTCACTGCTTTTAGAATGCATAATAAGAAAAGCATACAAACAAATCAGTCACCTGCAGATATACATGGCAAAAATTTCTAA
- a CDS encoding GNAT family N-acetyltransferase: protein MVTITRITYDDLNDLSNLYEELLGKKTNLQKFKDKFTLINSNKNYILIGAKDSDNTLVGSLLGIICQDLGGECKPFMVVENVIVKNNCRRMGIGKTLMTFIESFARKKDCYFTMLVSAFKRKDAHKFYESIGYNNDVVKGFKKYL, encoded by the coding sequence TTGGTTACTATAACTAGAATAACATATGATGATTTAAATGACTTATCAAATTTATATGAGGAACTTTTAGGTAAAAAAACAAATTTGCAAAAATTCAAGGATAAGTTTACATTAATTAATTCAAACAAAAACTATATATTAATTGGAGCAAAAGATAGTGATAATACTTTAGTTGGCTCATTATTAGGTATTATTTGCCAGGACCTTGGCGGCGAATGTAAGCCCTTTATGGTCGTTGAAAATGTAATTGTAAAAAATAATTGTAGACGAATGGGAATCGGAAAGACTCTAATGACTTTTATTGAAAGCTTTGCCAGGAAAAAAGACTGCTATTTTACCATGTTAGTATCAGCTTTCAAGAGAAAAGACGCTCATAAATTTTATGAATCAATTGGATATAACAATGATGTGGTTAAAGGATTTAAAAAGTATCTATAA
- the thiW gene encoding energy coupling factor transporter S component ThiW, which translates to MERNSKLLKKLMLAMMVAMGVVISPILRIEGMCPMSSVINITCAVFFGPWYALLCAVCIGIIRMFLMGIPPLALTGAVFGAFLAGFLYRISKNTLIFAVLGEVIGTGIIGAVVSSPIMTYFWGKKGLSLMFYIPLFFTATIIGGTIAFIFLGTLSKNGMLIKIQKDLGVKVYDKSTDTDKQPIANKTQC; encoded by the coding sequence ATGGAAAGAAACTCAAAACTATTAAAAAAACTTATGCTGGCAATGATGGTGGCAATGGGAGTTGTCATTTCGCCAATTCTTCGTATAGAAGGAATGTGTCCTATGTCTTCTGTTATAAATATTACATGTGCAGTTTTTTTTGGACCTTGGTATGCGCTGCTTTGTGCTGTTTGTATTGGAATTATAAGAATGTTTCTTATGGGAATTCCACCTTTAGCTTTGACAGGTGCTGTTTTCGGAGCTTTTTTAGCAGGATTTTTATATAGAATATCTAAGAATACTTTGATTTTTGCAGTTTTAGGTGAAGTTATCGGAACAGGTATTATAGGCGCTGTTGTCTCATCGCCTATTATGACATATTTCTGGGGCAAAAAAGGCCTTTCACTTATGTTTTATATTCCTTTATTCTTTACTGCTACAATTATTGGTGGAACAATTGCCTTTATTTTTTTAGGAACATTAAGCAAAAATGGAATGCTTATAAAGATTCAGAAAGACTTGGGGGTAAAAGTCTATGACAAATCAACAGACACTGATAAACAACCTATTGCAAATAAAACGCAATGTTAA